In the Channa argus isolate prfri chromosome 6, Channa argus male v1.0, whole genome shotgun sequence genome, TCCTGACACATAATCTAGTTTTAGGTTTTGTCACTGTAATAGTTACAATTGTCTCATTGTCAACAGTTTAATTGTGTAATTTTCAGGAAGTTTGCAAttatcaaaatgacaaattactaCACAGTTATCAATGCTACGTGAGTATTAGGAAACACACTTGTTGAGTCTAGCACACTAGGatgagcttttctttttttagatgttaaaacaaacatgtttttgcacATTCACACCCATTCAAATGAAGCTCACATAATCTGTTTTGAACATGTTATtgtaatgaataatgaataagaataaatgaataaacattttatattcttATTGCTCAagcatgtttctctttctcaaatcagacatacagtatgctTTTTAATGGAGAACTAACTTCATCCTAAATTGATTTATTACATGCATTTGAAACAGGCATCGAGTTTTACATCACATGTGTCTTTATACCTGCAACCTGAGGGTGTCAGGTTGGAGACACTTTTCTTTGCAGTATTTGGACAATTTTAACTCGTAATGATTTTGTTTGCATTCCATACACAATTGGATTTAAATTAGCAGGGACAACATGTAATAAAATGGATGCAATCTTCCTCAAATCTGGATAATTTGGGAAACGATGCAGTATGATGGTTAAAAACCCAGACAAGACCATGATAAGATAGACAACAAGGTGGCTCGCACAGGTTTGCAGTGCTCGGTTATTCAACTCCTTGTTTCTCTTGATATAGCAGATGAGAGCTATCCTGAAGTAGGTGACAGCTATACCTCCAACTGAGCAACTAAAGAGCAGCACGGTGAAAAACAGTCCGTAGATTTCGTTAATGGACACGTCCTCACAGGAGAGCTTGAACAGTGATGCGTTGTCACAATAAGCATTTTGTATAACTGATCGGCATCGTGACAGCCTCACTGTGAAACCTATCAGCACAGACACGAGCGCCAATGATGCCCCCCATGCAGCTGCAGACAGCATGATCACAGTCTTGGTGGTCATGATTGTGTTGTACCTTAAGGGGTGACATATGGCAACATATCTGTCAAAGGCCATTGTGAGGAGAATCATGTGTGAAGCCGAACCAAAGGTGTGGCTGTGGAAGGCTTGAACCACACACTGGTTGTAGGTGATCAACGGCTCTGTGGAAATGATGTGAGCCATCAGCTGAGGAAGCAGGACTGTGTTACCTATCAGATCATTGACACAAAGGTTGCCAAAAAGAATATACATGGGCTGGTGTAACCTCTTCTCTGCGATGATCAGCACAAGAACTCCGAAGTTAGAAAAAAGCAGGGAAAAGTAAACGAACAGCAGTAAGAAAAGCATGGGGTATGTGTACTTTGGAGATATGTCAACACTTTGGATTTTTAGGACATCGCTTGTAATCACATGAGTGATgtttctttccattttgtttAAAGTGGTGTAAAGcctgaaaaagagagacagaaataaactgGTGAATGCATTACATTGAAAGACTCCTGTAAAAGACAACCGAAGAAATAattaacttgtttttctgtttattcataCATTCATTTAATTCTCTTCCCACTCTAGATATTAatccaaaatattaaatagtgACAACAATTAGTAACAAAAATATTACCTATCATCTGagcaaatgtgtttcatttagtGGACGGGACAATGACACCAAAAGACATAATGACTGCACAAAGGTTGCGTGATGTTCATTCCTCTGAATATACACAGTAAATGTTGAACAAAATGACAAGCtgacatcacatttacatttacatttagtcatttagcagacgcttttatccaaagcgacttacaagtgagatacaaggcagcaaaaatctcaGTCAAGGAGAAAATGAGACATCATCACAGTGTTGCCGGTTAAAATAATTAGTTCAAACAGATACAACTTTACCTGTGGAGGTGGAAATCAGAGCTCAGTAGCTGCatcacaatctttttttttttctgcttgagTATCATTTAACATCACTTCACTGATGGAAAAGCCATTTGCTCTCCGGTCTTTTATTTATCTACAGTTGGGCTCCTTGTATTGAAGATTCCCACATGTATAGATAAGGAAAACTTTAATTTGACGTTAGACGTAGGTTTTTTTAGATAGGCGTGGAAGACTCTTGGGCAAGTGAAGCCCCATCAGTCCCTTTAATGGAAGGAACATCGACTCCTTTTTGTGACTAAAGTTaacatgtcaaaaaaacaataagggtttaaaatgaaaagccaAAGTTGCCATTATTGTATATCAGTGGGAAGCACAGCTGTTTGTTCCGCCTTTCTCTGAAACCAAATACCAAATAAACTAAGGCCTGCTCACCTCAACACGTGAGTCTTCACACTTATACATGCACAGGTACTGAAAGGTCAAACACTGAGGACTCAGTTATGGCAGCAACACTAAGTACAACAGCTCAGTCTAAACAGTTATATGCTTTGGTAAACTAATGAGACACGTTTGGGACAATGTAAAGTTTAAATTGACCTCAGACTCATGAAATTCATCCAGCAATGAATTTTCTGTCACGGCTTATCCTATTTGTATTGTGGGGgggggccacagagagacagccatttgcactgtgggaggaaacccactcaagcacggggagaacacaCAAACTCCAGACAGAAAGGTCACGGCCAGCCTGCAACCTTCTGGCTGTGAGGCCGCCGGCTAacaactccaccaccgtgctgccctgTCATGAAACTCATAAAACATCAGAACAGCAGAGAAACTCTCCAAAGATGCCTCAAACATTGCAGACTGATTCACACCACAGACGTTGCTCTGATGCAATAAACATAACCAACCAAATTCTTATGACTTTGACATCCCATATACTCCAATCAGCCACAGCATCCAAACCCCCCATCAAACAAGAGCACATCAACATCTATTCTGTAAGTCTGTATCAGATGTCCTAGGACCAAAAGAGGTCCCCCGAGGAGCCAAAAATTCAGTATTTGCAATGtcttttttagatgttttgtaaCCAATAATTcaaatttctgcatgtttatgcAACATCCTTCAGCATGTGCTGTGAACATCGTGTTTAGCATTTCTTGTTGCACCGAGACGTCACATTTACACTGAGTTATTGGGCAGATGGTTTTATTCAACATGACTTTaagacacaaacaagcacacactaGGAGCAGCTTAAGCAAAGGTACTTTGACCTGTAGACTGGAGGAGCCAAAACCACAAACCAGGAGGAAAATCTGAAGAATCACACAGGCTGTTTACAGGACAGTTCACTCAGGAATCGTGAGAAGATAAAAAAAGGAAGTTCATTATTTACATACAAGTAGGCATAAAGTTTTATATTGAACCTTGTGTGGATGTGTAAAAGACATATACCTCCCAAATGCTCCTGGAAAGACATCCTGGTCTTGTATGTGAATGGACATACAACATAGGTCCTCACAAGATGTCCTAAAACCGAACCTATATTAGAcatgtaaatacataaaaaaaaaaataccttcgTATTCGGATGTTTGTTTCAAATCTGTGTTGTTCATCTCACAAATTTAGAAATGGGGACCTTGACCAACTTTGCTGGACACTGTCAGGTGAAGTAAATAGACAATAATGACCAATGATTATTACAGGTATTAGTTTAGCAGACACTGTGATCCAAAATGGCAGGTTTTGTGGGCTGTTCCTCATATGCAGTGGTCAGTACAGACCAAAGTGGTCCAATGATGCATGAAGGGAGTTTAGCGTTACCTGCCTGGACAGATCCAACAGAAGAGCTCCTGCAGGTTGGTCAGAGTGTCCATTTATAAAACCACCTGACCAGGCAGAGGCTTTTAGTGTTGTGGTAAAGTGTAAAGGGTCAAAACCACATAAAGTGATCATGGGTCTAATCAATTTTCAAAGCAGCTAACATGTCCATCCCGTCCAGTTCTCCTTGGTGAGATGATTAGTGTTTCCTGATGCCCTAACTGGCCTTTTGTGTGCACCAGGTTCTTGTTCCCCAAAGCCTGATGTGACCACTTCAGTGCTCTGTTTCAATTACTCTTATTCCTCTgggacaaagcaaaaaaaaaatgagatggTTGAACAAGGATGTTTAAATATCTGATTCATTTTAATAGttgatatttaattaaaactgtgGATTTCCCAaaacattgtaaataaataaagaaaaaaaaacactttctattGAAGACCATGCTGTTCTGCTTTAACTGTGAACctaaaaaacatactgtaacataataaaacaatttgttagtaaagtaaaataatttaatgtttataGTTGATGTGTGAAAAAACAGCCTCCCAAAGGATTTATTAGACAACAACCTTCATCAGCAATTAACAAAGACACTCATCATCAGCCGGAGGTTTACTAGCTGTCTGGGGACTAATTACAGTTTGAAACAGATAATAACACATCATTTCATCCTTTCTCACAGGACCTCATTAATGAATGCATTTGCCTCAGTGATGACACATCCAGCTGATGTAATTTGGACAAATTGTAGTTTATCTACAGTAGTAATATGATGCTTTTACTGTAGCATGAAACATTTCCCATATTCCAGTGTTACATATTAACATCAGTTGGAAATTAATAGAAACATATTCTACGTCTTCTCAGCAGTACAAATGCCAAAATGTGGCTGCGTCATTAGTTGAATACTCAGTTTTGAGCATGAACCTTCATGCCTGCTGTAGACCGAGGAGCAACTAGAGAAATGTCGAGTCTTCAAACTAAACACAGTCCTACATTTAACTTTGCAGCCAAACTTATCCACAAACAGTCACAACAAAACGTCTCTTTGCCGTTCATGTTTTACAGCACTTAACATATTAGAAATCTTTGCACATGAGATTTAATACAAACTGAGTCTGCACAACCAGTAGAACCAGAGAGTCTCTGTTTCATTTGATGTTGATTCTACATTTCATCTCTTGAATCACTGTCAAATTCGGTCTTAGTTTCTAAACTAACTACCGTACATGCCTCCTTCACGTCCCACCAGCTAAACTTTTCATTGACCTTTGGGCAGTTTTATGACCTACAATGCTGAATATTATTAATTTGTCAACATCCATTGGAATCTGTAGTACCAGTTTTAagtccaatttaaaaaaaaaactgggatttaaaaatatgtcatagtgatttttttttaaaattgtttgaaTTTGCGTTCAGGGcacatcattttaaaagtaagcactatctgtaaccacttatcctgttcagggtcaaggGGGCCTGaggcctatcccagctgtcctTAAGCATAAGGTGGGCTACACCCTGaccaggtctccagtctatcttagATTcaacacagggagacagagacataCAAACTATTCACTCCTAACATGcgtttctttggactgtgggaggaaacatgTGAacgccacacagaaaggccacagctggcaggtAAATTACGACCAGGCATCTTCTAGCTGtcaggcagcagtgctaaccactccaccaccgtgctgctcCGTGTTGTAACAGTCATAAGAAATTCTGAAACcctgttgttttcttcagtatttTCTCAGGTGAAATAAGACGTAGTCCAGAGCTTTTTCAGGGATCTTGATCATCTGCTTTCCTTCTGTATTTCACCTCTTGAAAAAGTCTTTCAGGCTCtttcttgtttctctctccttcacttTTCTTTACAGTCTCCTTATGCCTCCTCTTTAACACATACATTTAGTACAGTACCTTTGGTTACTGAATCTCACGTATAATCAAGTCCAAACACAGTAATTTACTTGGGCCTAAAACATGTAAATTGGCAAACATGTGTAAACTGTTGAACTCTGGGTTCATTCCCAAAACTTAGTAATTCCAATTCGATGAATCATTTACAAAGTCATTAGCAATCCCTAAAGTAAAAGGTGACGTAAAGAAGACTAAATGAAGCAAGCTGAGCAGTGCAGTTTTCAACAGTTTTCGACTCGTCAGCACAGCTTGTGACGAGTCGACTGCACAATTAACTGAGGTGAGAATGGAAAACGACTCGTACGGCTTCAGCTCTGAGTTAACTCTGGACGCCTTTGTTGTTCCAGGTGGAGGAAAGTATCTCATATTTCTTCTTGgcattgtgatttatttttgggGCATTTTTTGCAACTTGACTTTGCTGACTTTGATCATCGTGAAGACAAATCTGCACAAGCCTGTGTATTTCATCCTGTTCAGTCTTCCTCTCAATGACCTAATTGGCATAACTGCAATGCTACCAAAAGTACTTTCAGACATTGTTACAGAGACTACTACCGTTTACTACCCTCTCTGTGTTTTACAAGCTTTCTTGCTGCACATGTATGGTGGTGGAATACTGTTGACTCTGGCAGCCATGTCATTTGATCGTTTTGTTGCCATCTGCATACCCTTACGTTACTCCTCTTTTATGACCCccacagttgttgtttgtatCATCTCGCTAGTTTGGACTCTAGACTTTGTCTTCATTGTGTCACTGTTCTCTTTGCAAACAAAGCTTCCAAGGTGCAAATCTGTAattatgaatgtgttttgtgaTAACCCATCCCTTCTGAAGCTCACATGTGGAAACACAACAGTCAATAATATCATAGGACTGTTTACCACAGCCGTCATGCAGgttataagtgtgtgtgttcagggaTTTTCCTACGGGAAGATTCTTATCACATGTGTGGTTACTAGAAGGTCTGAAGTAAAGAGCAAAGCTGTCAACACGTGTGTTGCACAGTTGGTTATATTCCTCATGTTTGAGATTGTGGGAACTTTCACAATTTTGTCGCATAGATTCAAAAATGTCTCCGCTGACTTGCAAAAGATAATGGGAATGCTAATATTTGTACTTCCTCCACTCCTAAATCCAATTGTATATGGGCTCTATACAAGTGAAATTCGAAAAACTCTCCTGAGAGTCTTAAGAAATAGAGTATCTGCCTAATAACAGCATTaaattttgtttagttttgtttaactTTTCCACCACGATCTGTGGAATATGTGATAATTGATTAAAGTTTTACTTGTTGTAGAATCAcagatttttatataaatataaaaacataaaaaatcattcattttaaatagtctgATTAAAACATGATAAATGCTCAGAAAGTAATCACGTTTTTCACACTTTGTGTTGTACATTTTCAGTCTATGAACAATTATCCCTAACAACCAAATGAAAACACCTTTTTAGAAATTGtaacaaatttattaaaaataaaaaatggaaatttcACAAGTGAAAAATGGAAATTTCATAAGTGACAGGCTGCAGACAAACAATGTCCGGAGGCCTTCACAGATTTAATCATATTTCATTAAAACTATTGGTGCCATGAGGGTAGAATGAATTATCCAACCACTCAGCAGTCGCACTCCCAATATTACAAAAGACTTTGAAGGCAGAACTTTACTTCAACTTCCTGTGTACTAAAAAAGTCTCCCCCTCCTCTCATGGCACTGTTTAACATCTTATCTCCTAAAAATGTTagattgatttgattttgttagGTTATTGTTGCTTTACGCAAAGTGAGACACAAAGTGACTGTGTAGTATTTGCTGCTTGAATATGAACTCAATCTCCTTGGTGATAACATATGATGACATAAATGacaacataaatgtacattaaaaaataaatatgttagaCTCTTCACATCTTCACTGTGTCTCTGACGTCCTAATCAAAagtcaattattttaaaagtgcattACATCATACATGTTTACAGCGATCCTTGTATAAAAAACCTTCTGCACTGGACTCTGGGGTCCGTGATTAAAGTTGGGTCTGTGATGTTACATGTTCCAGCCGAGTTCATCTGCAGGTACAGTAAGATATTCAATGAACAGCTGACTTACTCCACAGCACATTTCCTAAAGTTCTTTCttaatatgttctttttttcagcGGAATTTTGTTCCTTCAGCATTTGGCAAGATTCTTAACGATAAAAGCAGCAGTTCACAGTACTTTTCTTATGTCCACAAATGTATCATCTGCAGCTTTGCTGACACTGGAATCTCTGGGCTTATCTCATGCAAATATTTACCCTGCATTCCTGTTTGGGACTTTAATGTATCTGCTTATAATGTGTTGTAATTTGTTGGTGTTATTTACTATTGCTGTGAGTTCAAAGTTACACAAACCAATGTTTATTCTGCTACTCAACTTGCTCATTGCTGACATGGTTGAGGCAACGGCTTTTTTTCCTCACCTTGTATTCAGCATTGTGACACAAAACAGACTGATTTCCCATCCTGCATGTGTAACtcaggcttttgtttttcacGTTTGTGGCACAGGAAACCTGCTGATCTTGAGTGCCATGTCATACGACAGATACATCGCTATATGTTGTCCTCTGAGGTACAACACTGTAATGAGTCCATGTAATTTAATTAGAATTATTCTTTCAGTATGGCTTGTGGATTTCTCTTTGATTGTCACGCTGATTTCTTTGCTTGCACAGTTTAAACTCTGCAGACTAAATATAGTGGATTTGAACTGTAACAATCCATCACTAATGAAACTGGCCTGTGAGGACACTAGAGTCAACAACTACTATGGATTATTTACTATAATCTTTGTCCAAGGAACATCATTGATATTAACACTTTACACATATGCACAGATTTTATGCACATGTCTTATGAATAAACAGCCTGTTGCCCGACTAAAGGCTATTCAAACGTGTGGCACACATTTACTTGTTTTCTTAATCCTACAAATCAACATCATGGTTTCACTCATTGCCCATCGCTTTGAAAGTGTGTCCCCTTCCATGAGAAGAGCTCTCAGTGTGTCAGTGCTAGTTTTCCCCCCATTTTTAGACCCGATTATTTATGGACTAAAAATTACAGAGCTGAGGCAGAGCGTGATAAGGGTTCTAAAAAGAACTGTATGCTCCCCAATGGTGTAACcatttttcagctttgatttttCCTGCtcaagttaaaatgtgttttattattatttaagaataaatcattacattacataatgCAGCTGAGGTCTTTTCTGGAGTTTTCTACTAAATTGAATTTTTATAAGTGATAAGCATGATGATAAAAAGTGTGGGAAAGTCTGTGGGAATTAGAAAAATATGAAGCCTTTTAATCCAAGTTTATAAGATGTTGTAAAACTTAGCAGTTTAACACAAAACTATGGCTTTTGatcaatgtgtattttttaaaaagccttcaTTTTTCTATCCTTATTATCCTTATTTAAATTGgtcacggaccacagggtcagtggttagatccccagtcccagctatatgtctaagtgtctctgggcaacacactgaacccctaacagcccattcccctccccatctgtgcagtgctggtccaagcccggtagaaatctGAAATCAACTTAATCAATTACTAATCAAGGAATATTTCTCCTAGTTGAATGTGcattcattattacatttttggaGAAAAGAAATCTTTGTTTAAGCATTTTTGCcgtttcaaaataaggggattcACACTTTTACACACAACTTATGCAGTGAGTCTGTGGTGATTTGGCATTAAATGTTAGTTTTTGGTcagtttttgatcattttgtgtattttttgtttgttaactgagctctttcaaaAAGGAAATATTATCAGTAACTTTAGAAACTCTGGCCCAAAGGTGCTCTGATCTGCTTTGACCAGGCCCCAGGGCTGTGCAGTAATCCATCCGTGCCTGCTGTAGACCGAGGAGCAACTAGAGAAATTTCGAGTCTTCAAACTAAACACAGTCCTACATTCATCTTTGCAGCCAAACTTATCCACAAACAGTCATAACAAAACGTGTCTTTGCCGTTCATGTTTTACAGCACTTAACATATTAGAAATCTTTGCACATGAGATTTAATACAATCTGAGTCTGCACAACCAGTAGATCCAGAGAGTCTCTGTTTCATTTGATGTTAATTCTACATTTCATCTCTTGAATCACTGTCAAATTTGGTCTTAGTTTCTAAACTAACTACTGTACATGCCTCCTTCACGTCCCACCAGCTAAACCTTTCATTCACCTTTGGCCAGTTTTATGACCTACaatgcttcttcttcttttcctttcggctgttccctttcaggagttgccacagcgaatcatgtgcctccatctaactctatcctctgcatcctcttcattcACACCAACttacttcatgtcctctctcactacatccataaatctcctctttggtcttcctctagacctcctgcctggcagctccaacctcagcatccttctaccgatacattcacagtttctcctctgaacatttccgaaccacctcaatctggcctctgactttatctccaaaacatctaacatgagctgtccctctgatgtcctcattcctgatcctgtccatcctcgtcactcccaaagagaacctcaacatcttaagctctgctacctccatctctgcctcctgtcttttcttcagtgccactgtctctaagctgaacaacatcgctggtctcaccaccgtcttgaacacctttcctttcattcttgctgatactctttcgtcacacaacacacctgacacttttctccacccattccaacctgcctgcactcgcctcttcacctcttttccacactctccgttgctctgaaccgttgaccctaagtacttaaagtcctgcactttcttcacctctgctccctgtaacctcaccgttccacctgggtccctctcattgacacacatgtattctgtcttactgcggctaagcttcattcctctgttttccagagcagacctccacctctccagattttcctccacctgctccctgctctcactacaaatcacaatgtcatctgcaaacatcatagtccacggagattcctgtctaacctcctctgtcagcctgtccatcaccagagcaaacaagaaggggctcagagccgatcct is a window encoding:
- the LOC137128711 gene encoding olfactory receptor 13H1-like; translation: MERNITHVITSDVLKIQSVDISPKYTYPMLFLLLFVYFSLLFSNFGVLVLIIAEKRLHQPMYILFGNLCVNDLIGNTVLLPQLMAHIISTEPLITYNQCVVQAFHSHTFGSASHMILLTMAFDRYVAICHPLRYNTIMTTKTVIMLSAAAWGASLALVSVLIGFTVRLSRCRSVIQNAYCDNASLFKLSCEDVSINEIYGLFFTVLLFSCSVGGIAVTYFRIALICYIKRNKELNNRALQTCASHLVVYLIMVLSGFLTIILHRFPNYPDLRKIASILLHVVPANLNPIVYGMQTKSLRVKIVQILQRKVSPT
- the LOC137129249 gene encoding olfactory receptor 52B2-like yields the protein MENDSYGFSSELTLDAFVVPGGGKYLIFLLGIVIYFWGIFCNLTLLTLIIVKTNLHKPVYFILFSLPLNDLIGITAMLPKVLSDIVTETTTVYYPLCVLQAFLLHMYGGGILLTLAAMSFDRFVAICIPLRYSSFMTPTVVVCIISLVWTLDFVFIVSLFSLQTKLPRCKSVIMNVFCDNPSLLKLTCGNTTVNNIIGLFTTAVMQVISVCVQGFSYGKILITCVVTRRSEVKSKAVNTCVAQLVIFLMFEIVGTFTILSHRFKNVSADLQKIMGMLIFVLPPLLNPIVYGLYTSEIRKTLLRVLRNRVSA
- the LOC137129250 gene encoding olfactory receptor 6N1-like → MSTNVSSAALLTLESLGLSHANIYPAFLFGTLMYLLIMCCNLLVLFTIAVSSKLHKPMFILLLNLLIADMVEATAFFPHLVFSIVTQNRLISHPACVTQAFVFHVCGTGNLLILSAMSYDRYIAICCPLRYNTVMSPCNLIRIILSVWLVDFSLIVTLISLLAQFKLCRLNIVDLNCNNPSLMKLACEDTRVNNYYGLFTIIFVQGTSLILTLYTYAQILCTCLMNKQPVARLKAIQTCGTHLLVFLILQINIMVSLIAHRFESVSPSMRRALSVSVLVFPPFLDPIIYGLKITELRQSVIRVLKRTVCSPMV